Proteins encoded together in one Bradyrhizobium sp. CB82 window:
- the murA gene encoding UDP-N-acetylglucosamine 1-carboxyvinyltransferase produces the protein MAPIQYIVEGGHRLSGSIEPSGNKNSALPIIAAALLTEHPVTLQNVPRIRDTETLVELIRSVGASAEWRERNTLLIHAKSIRAADLDPELCVRIRASILLAGPLLARCGEVMLPPPGGDVIGRRRLDTHVLALEQLGARVTATDRLEFRAPKLTGADVFLDEPSVTATENALVAAVAADGVTHLRNAASEPHVQDLANFLVALGAKIEGIGTNTMIVHGQATLGSATYAIQPDHIEVGSLIGLAAVTRSPLRIVRAGVEHLRSIRMGFERLGIVCRVEGDDLIVPSNQTLKIQDDFGGHVPKLEDQPWPAFPADLMSIAIVTATQCEGVILMFEKMFESRMFFVDKLIAMGARIVLCDPHRAIIAGPSRLRGASMISPDIRAGMAMLLAAVCAEGTSTINNADQIERGYERIDERLNALGAKIKRMPERKS, from the coding sequence GTGGCGCCCATCCAATATATCGTCGAGGGCGGTCACCGGCTCTCGGGCTCGATCGAGCCGTCCGGCAACAAGAACTCGGCGCTGCCGATCATCGCGGCGGCCCTGCTCACCGAACACCCGGTGACGCTCCAGAACGTGCCGCGCATCCGCGACACCGAAACACTGGTCGAGCTGATCCGCTCGGTCGGCGCGTCGGCCGAATGGCGCGAGCGCAACACGCTTCTCATTCACGCCAAGAGCATCCGCGCCGCCGATCTCGATCCCGAGCTCTGCGTCCGCATCCGCGCCTCGATCCTGCTCGCAGGTCCCCTGCTCGCCCGTTGCGGCGAGGTGATGCTGCCGCCGCCCGGCGGCGACGTCATCGGCCGGCGCAGGCTCGACACGCATGTGCTGGCGCTTGAGCAGCTCGGCGCCAGGGTCACTGCGACCGACCGGCTGGAATTCCGCGCGCCAAAACTGACCGGCGCCGACGTGTTCCTGGACGAGCCGAGCGTCACCGCGACCGAGAACGCACTGGTTGCGGCGGTGGCTGCCGACGGCGTCACCCATTTGCGCAATGCCGCCTCCGAACCGCATGTGCAGGACCTCGCCAATTTCCTGGTCGCGCTCGGCGCGAAGATCGAGGGCATCGGCACCAACACCATGATCGTGCATGGCCAGGCGACGCTGGGCTCGGCGACCTATGCGATCCAGCCCGACCATATCGAGGTCGGGTCATTGATCGGGCTTGCCGCCGTGACGCGCTCGCCTTTGCGCATCGTCCGCGCCGGTGTCGAGCATTTGCGCTCGATCCGCATGGGCTTCGAGCGGCTCGGCATCGTCTGCCGCGTCGAAGGCGACGATCTGATCGTGCCGTCCAACCAGACGCTGAAGATCCAGGACGACTTCGGCGGCCACGTGCCGAAACTGGAGGATCAGCCCTGGCCGGCTTTCCCGGCCGATCTGATGTCGATCGCCATCGTCACCGCCACGCAATGCGAAGGCGTGATCCTGATGTTCGAGAAGATGTTCGAATCCCGGATGTTCTTCGTCGACAAGCTGATCGCAATGGGCGCGCGCATCGTGCTGTGCGATCCTCATCGCGCCATCATCGCCGGGCCGAGCCGCCTGCGCGGCGCCTCGATGATCTCGCCCGACATCCGCGCCGGCATGGCCATGCTGCTCGCCGCCGTCTGCGCCGAGGGTACCTCGACGATCAACAATGCCGACCAGATCGAGCGCGGCTATGAGCGCATCGATGAGCGGCTGAACGCGCTCGGCGCCAAGATCAAGCGCATGCCGGAACGGAAGAGCTGA
- a CDS encoding MATE family efflux transporter, producing MLEAVRRPSQQLAAPNHLADEFGETLRLAVPMMLTQLGQIAMMTTDLALIGRLGEDAVAAAALAHTVYFISFTFGLGLVAAVAPLAAQAFGAGDVRRIRRSLRVGLWVALLISLPMMASPLYGEEILLALGQTPHSAALAQRYLFGLAWGIAPALGFIALRGFMGAVNRPQPPLWITFAAIPANAVLVYLLIHGLFGLPQLGLLGAGFATTLVNFGTFFAALAIAAFRKPFSDYHPLVRLWRIDGPLMRELLMIGAPISFALLMEYGMFSSAALLMGLISTTALAAHQVALQVTAVLFMIPLGIGMAATVRVGHAFGRNEPTAVKRAGLVATLLGIALVAALTLAIMIGRYALARLFFGGGETSSETIELTATLLLVGSTFFIADGLQTIMGGALRGLNDTRMTLVFAFIGYWCVGFPTAWLLAFNFHLGAVGVWIGLSLGTFVYATLLILRFQRLTRRLGV from the coding sequence ATGCTCGAAGCCGTCCGTCGCCCGTCGCAGCAGCTCGCCGCGCCCAACCACCTCGCCGATGAATTCGGCGAGACGCTGCGGCTGGCCGTGCCGATGATGCTGACCCAGCTCGGGCAGATCGCGATGATGACGACCGATCTCGCGCTGATCGGCCGGCTCGGCGAGGACGCGGTGGCCGCCGCGGCGCTGGCGCACACCGTCTACTTCATCAGCTTCACCTTCGGCCTTGGCCTGGTCGCCGCGGTGGCGCCGCTGGCGGCGCAGGCCTTTGGCGCAGGCGACGTCAGGCGCATCCGGCGCTCCCTTCGCGTCGGGCTGTGGGTGGCGCTGTTGATCTCGCTGCCGATGATGGCCTCGCCGCTCTATGGGGAAGAGATCCTGCTGGCGCTCGGACAGACACCGCATTCGGCCGCACTCGCGCAACGCTATCTGTTCGGGCTCGCCTGGGGCATCGCACCGGCGCTCGGCTTCATTGCGCTGCGCGGGTTCATGGGCGCGGTGAACCGGCCGCAACCGCCGCTGTGGATCACCTTTGCCGCGATCCCCGCCAATGCGGTGCTGGTCTATCTGCTCATCCACGGCCTGTTCGGCCTGCCGCAGCTCGGCCTGCTCGGCGCGGGGTTCGCGACCACGCTGGTCAACTTCGGCACGTTCTTCGCCGCGCTGGCCATTGCCGCGTTCCGCAAGCCATTTTCGGACTATCATCCGCTGGTCCGTCTCTGGCGGATCGACGGGCCCTTGATGCGCGAGCTGCTCATGATCGGCGCGCCGATCTCGTTTGCGCTGTTGATGGAATACGGCATGTTCTCCTCGGCCGCGCTTCTGATGGGGCTGATCAGCACCACGGCGCTTGCCGCCCACCAGGTCGCGCTCCAGGTCACCGCCGTCCTGTTCATGATCCCGCTCGGCATCGGCATGGCGGCGACGGTGCGGGTCGGACACGCCTTCGGCCGCAACGAGCCGACCGCGGTGAAGCGCGCGGGCCTCGTCGCAACGCTGCTCGGAATTGCGCTCGTCGCGGCGCTAACGCTGGCCATCATGATCGGACGATATGCGCTGGCGCGGCTGTTCTTCGGCGGTGGCGAGACGAGCTCGGAGACCATCGAGCTGACCGCGACTCTCTTGCTGGTCGGTTCGACCTTCTTCATCGCCGACGGTCTCCAGACCATCATGGGCGGGGCGCTACGTGGCCTCAACGACACCAGAATGACGCTGGTGTTCGCCTTCATCGGCTATTGGTGCGTCGGCTTCCCGACGGCCTGGCTGCTCGCCTTCAACTTCCATCTCGGCGCGGTCGGCGTCTGGATCGGGCTGTCGCTCGGGACCTTCGTCTACGCCACCCTTCTGATCTTGCGCTTCCAGCGGCTGACGCGCAGATTGGGGGTATGA
- a CDS encoding DUF2867 domain-containing protein, producing MTPVREVTPEVDADALLAGAQFVDAHRVAIGGIVVDVAGGPTLSPQGNAQRPPRIAVPVALHRRRCDWSRQKVTSTTLVRTHNLLGRLYLALIMPFHKLVVRGMMRRIAEAVR from the coding sequence ATGACGCCCGTCCGCGAAGTCACCCCCGAGGTCGATGCAGACGCACTGCTAGCCGGCGCGCAGTTCGTCGATGCCCATCGCGTCGCGATCGGCGGCATCGTGGTCGATGTGGCCGGCGGCCCAACGCTTTCTCCGCAAGGTAACGCTCAACGCCCGCCGCGCATCGCCGTTCCCGTCGCGCTTCATCGGCGTCGCTGCGACTGGTCGCGTCAGAAGGTGACCTCGACCACGCTCGTACGAACCCACAATCTGCTGGGCCGCCTTTATCTCGCGCTGATCATGCCGTTCCACAAGCTGGTCGTGCGCGGTATGATGCGACGGATCGCGGAGGCAGTCCGATGA
- a CDS encoding DsbA family protein has product MTLSVDLFFSFRSPYSYLALPRTLKLVEEYDLAVNLRPVYPLAVRVPGFFKRTNRQFIPYAMLDSSRVAQRENIPFRFPRPDPIVQDKTTLEVAAEQPYIHRLTRLGALAQLEGRALEFTYAIAGVLWDGSVARWNEGDHLARAAEKAGFDLAAMDAAVSADPDRYEQVIAANEKDHAASGHWGVPTFVFEKEPFFGQDRIDLLVWRMQSKGLRRR; this is encoded by the coding sequence ATGACCCTCTCAGTCGACCTGTTCTTTTCCTTCCGCAGCCCCTACAGCTATCTGGCACTGCCGAGAACGCTGAAACTCGTCGAGGAGTATGATCTCGCGGTGAACCTGCGGCCGGTCTACCCGCTGGCCGTGCGCGTGCCCGGCTTCTTCAAGAGAACCAACCGGCAGTTCATCCCTTATGCCATGCTCGATTCCAGCCGGGTCGCACAGCGCGAGAACATTCCGTTCCGCTTTCCCCGTCCCGATCCGATCGTGCAGGACAAGACCACACTGGAGGTCGCTGCGGAGCAACCCTACATCCACCGCCTCACCCGGCTTGGCGCCCTGGCGCAACTCGAAGGCCGCGCGCTCGAGTTTACTTACGCGATCGCGGGCGTGCTGTGGGACGGCTCGGTCGCGCGCTGGAACGAAGGCGACCATCTGGCGCGCGCCGCCGAAAAAGCCGGCTTCGATCTCGCCGCGATGGATGCCGCTGTCAGCGCCGACCCCGACCGCTACGAGCAGGTCATCGCCGCGAACGAAAAGGATCACGCGGCCTCCGGCCATTGGGGCGTGCCGACCTTCGTGTTCGAGAAGGAGCCGTTCTTCGGCCAGGACCGTATCGATCTGTTGGTCTGGCGCATGCAAAGCAAGGGCTTGAGGCGGCGTTAG
- a CDS encoding FUSC family protein: MALARQLYDQVRSRRTQLGLAIRVTVAATAAYVIATALHLLLPLWAVLTSLIVTQMSVGRSLKATRDYMLGTIGGAIYGGAIAILIPYSSEAGLLGLLVLSVAPLALIAAINPSLSAATVTAVIVLLVPTMHHSDPMTSAIDRVSEVAVGAITGLLVSFLVLPSRAIRQIRAGAARLLELIADAFTELLAGLTRGRDNDALHRIQDGIGTAMVGLSATGSEAERERAARLSSGPDTGPLLRTVLRLRHDVVMIGRATVVPLPADVQIRLAAPLSEVGTVIAQFLRSAAAALRAGAGAPPIHPVHLALQNYADAVAAVRRDGLIRGQPGDTAERFFALGFSLEQMHQNLCDLDRVVGEWSEATANKPARVAE, encoded by the coding sequence ATGGCACTCGCACGGCAGCTGTATGACCAGGTCCGGTCGCGAAGGACGCAATTGGGGCTGGCGATCCGGGTCACGGTGGCGGCAACCGCGGCCTATGTGATCGCGACCGCGCTGCACCTGCTGCTGCCGCTCTGGGCGGTCCTGACTTCGCTGATCGTGACTCAGATGAGTGTCGGACGCTCGCTGAAGGCGACGCGCGACTACATGCTGGGCACGATCGGCGGCGCCATCTATGGTGGCGCCATTGCAATCCTGATCCCGTACTCCAGCGAAGCCGGGCTGCTCGGGCTTCTGGTCCTGTCGGTCGCCCCGCTCGCCCTCATCGCCGCGATCAATCCGAGCCTCAGCGCGGCGACAGTGACGGCCGTAATCGTGCTTTTGGTTCCGACCATGCATCATTCCGATCCCATGACTTCGGCCATCGATCGCGTCAGCGAGGTCGCGGTCGGCGCGATCACGGGGCTGCTCGTCTCCTTCCTGGTGCTGCCGTCGCGCGCGATCCGGCAGATTCGTGCCGGCGCCGCGCGTCTGCTCGAGCTGATCGCCGACGCCTTCACCGAACTGCTGGCCGGCCTGACGCGCGGCCGCGACAACGATGCGCTGCATCGGATCCAGGACGGCATCGGCACGGCGATGGTAGGACTGAGTGCCACCGGCTCCGAGGCCGAGCGCGAGCGCGCGGCGCGGCTGTCGAGCGGGCCCGACACCGGTCCCCTGCTGCGAACCGTCCTGCGGCTGCGCCATGATGTCGTGATGATCGGCCGCGCCACCGTGGTGCCGCTGCCGGCCGACGTGCAGATCAGGCTCGCCGCGCCGCTCTCGGAGGTCGGCACGGTGATCGCGCAGTTCCTGCGCTCCGCAGCCGCGGCGCTAAGGGCCGGCGCCGGCGCGCCGCCGATCCATCCCGTGCACCTCGCGCTTCAAAACTATGCCGATGCGGTCGCCGCCGTCCGTCGTGACGGCCTGATCCGCGGCCAGCCCGGCGATACCGCCGAGCGTTTTTTCGCGCTCGGCTTCTCGCTGGAGCAGATGCACCAGAATCTCTGCGACCTCGATCGCGTCGTCGGCGAGTGGTCGGAGGCGACCGCGAACAAGCCGGCGCGGGTCGCGGAGTGA
- a CDS encoding MmgE/PrpD family protein encodes MAHETATLAAYVANLKYEDIPAEVLERTKVLTLDFLGSAIRARREAESTPSLLKMLEALALDTKGDSTVFGDSKTWTPAVAALLNGALGHSLDFDDTHADSSLHPSAPVVPAAFAVGEMVGASGRDVLTAIVAGYEVCCRLGNALDPTSHYARGFHPTATAGTYGAAAAAAKLFGLDETQIISAFGVSGSQAAGSLQFLLNGAWNKRYQVGAAAMNGVIAATLARNDFVGSTESVEGKHGLLVGYTDDAHPDKATAELGKSYETMKIGVKPYPSCRYTHAAIDALIAMRRDHNLTPEQVRRVEIGLHRNGITLTGDAATKRHPRSIVGGQFSMFFTGALALDQGSFGWDDYGRLGDAAIDALADKFDVVQDSRLEGRIHPFGARVSITTDDGVHERLYADPSGEPNSFPDAQAMQQKFLTLARPVLNARAEQFADAILSLERFDRVAKATELGRQ; translated from the coding sequence ATGGCCCACGAAACCGCAACGCTCGCCGCCTACGTCGCCAATCTGAAGTATGAGGATATACCGGCGGAGGTGCTTGAGCGCACAAAAGTGTTGACGCTCGATTTCCTCGGCAGCGCGATCCGCGCGCGCCGCGAGGCGGAATCGACGCCGTCGCTGCTGAAAATGCTGGAGGCGCTGGCGCTCGACACCAAGGGCGACTCCACCGTGTTCGGCGACAGCAAAACCTGGACGCCGGCGGTCGCCGCGCTCCTCAACGGCGCCCTCGGCCACTCCCTCGATTTCGACGACACGCATGCGGATTCCTCGCTGCATCCGAGCGCGCCAGTGGTGCCGGCCGCATTCGCGGTCGGCGAGATGGTCGGCGCCTCCGGGCGCGACGTGCTCACCGCGATCGTCGCGGGCTATGAGGTCTGCTGCCGGCTCGGCAACGCGCTCGACCCGACCTCGCATTATGCCCGCGGCTTCCACCCGACCGCGACCGCCGGAACCTATGGCGCGGCGGCCGCCGCCGCAAAGCTGTTCGGCCTCGATGAGACGCAGATCATCTCGGCCTTCGGCGTCTCCGGCAGCCAGGCCGCCGGCTCACTGCAATTTTTGCTCAACGGCGCCTGGAACAAGCGCTACCAGGTCGGCGCCGCCGCGATGAACGGCGTGATCGCCGCGACGCTGGCACGCAACGATTTCGTGGGCTCGACGGAATCGGTCGAGGGCAAGCACGGCCTTCTGGTCGGCTACACCGACGACGCGCATCCCGACAAAGCCACAGCCGAGCTCGGCAAGAGCTACGAGACCATGAAGATCGGCGTCAAACCCTATCCGAGCTGCCGCTATACCCACGCCGCGATCGACGCGCTGATCGCGATGCGGCGCGATCACAACCTGACGCCCGAGCAGGTCAGGCGTGTCGAGATCGGCCTGCACCGCAACGGCATCACGCTGACCGGCGATGCCGCGACCAAGCGCCATCCGCGTTCGATCGTCGGCGGCCAGTTCTCGATGTTCTTCACCGGCGCGCTCGCGCTCGACCAGGGCAGCTTTGGCTGGGACGACTATGGCCGGCTCGGCGATGCCGCGATCGATGCGCTCGCCGACAAATTCGACGTCGTGCAGGATTCGCGCCTGGAAGGCCGCATCCATCCCTTCGGCGCGCGCGTGAGCATCACCACCGACGACGGCGTGCACGAACGGCTCTACGCCGATCCCTCCGGCGAGCCGAACTCGTTCCCGGACGCGCAGGCGATGCAGCAGAAGTTCCTGACGCTGGCCCGCCCCGTGCTGAATGCACGCGCGGAGCAATTTGCGGACGCGATCCTGTCGCTTGAGCGATTCGATCGCGTGGCGAAGGCGACGGAATTGGGGAGGCAGTGA